The Streptomyces sp. NBC_01363 region TCGGGGCCGTCCACGCGGCCGTGTCCAGCTCCTCGCCGAAGCGCCGGGCCGCCGCGAGCACCGCGCCGCGCGCACCCACCTCGCCCTCCACGATCCGGACCGGCCGGCCCAGTACATCGGCGAACAGCCGCATCCAGGCGGGGGAGCGGGTGCCGCCGCCGCACAGGGCGAGGGTGCCGGTGAGGCCCGCGGCCTCCAGGCAGTGCCGGGCGGCGAAGCCGATGCCCTCGCAGACGGCGCGGATCAGATCGGCGGGGGTCGTCTCCAGGGACACGCCGGTGAACTCGGCGCGCAGCCTCGGTTCGACGAACGGGGCGCGTTCGCCGGACGGGGCGAAGTAGGGGAGCACCCGGACACCGTTCGCGCCGGGCGGGGTGGCGGCGAGCAGCGCGTCGACCTCGGTGTGGCGTACGCCGGTGGTGGTCAGGACCCAGTCCAGGGCCGCGGTGCCGACCATGGCGGGCATGGCGCGCAGCCAGTGGCCGGGGCGGTCGGTGGAGATGTGCAGCCCGGCCGGTTCGCCGTCCAGGTCGAGTCGTTCCGTGGCCACCAGCGCGGCCAGACAGGTGCCGACGATCAGCAGTCCGTCGCCGGGACGGGTGACGCCCGCGCCGAGCGCGCTGGCCGGCAGGTCGTACGGGCCGTTGGAAATCCGTAACCCGCAGGGGAGTTCGGCGGTGGCGACCGGGTCGCTGACCGGGGCGAGGAGCGGGGACCGGTGGGCGAGGCCGAGCGCGGCCACGACATCGGGGGCGTACGCACGGGTCATCGGGTCCAGGAACGGCATCGACGCATCGGAGACATCCGTGGCCCGGACCCCCGTCAGCCGCTGGAACACCATGTCCTTGCAGTACAGGGCGGTCGTCGCGGCGTCGAGCGCGGCGGGTTCGTGCCGGTCGAGCCAGGCCAGTACCGGGCCCGGACAGCCCGGGAACATCGCGCTGCCGGTGCGCCGGTAGACCGTCTCGAAGACGCCGGACGCCAGCCAGGTGTCGACCAGTTCATGGGCCCGGCCGTCCATCCAGGAGATCGCCTTGCGGACCGGCCGGCCCGCCGCGTCGACCAGCCAGACGCCGTCGCCCTGTCCGGTGAGTCCGGCGAACGCGACCCCGTCGGAGCCGAGCGCGTCCAGCACCTCGCGGACGGCCCCGTACACCTCGTCCATGTCCTGCTCCACGAACCCGTCGTGGATCGCCAGCCCCACCGGGCGGGACTCGACGGCCAGCGTGCGGCCGAGCGGGTCGAAGGCCGCGGCCTTCACCACGGACGTACCGACGTCGATGCCGATGTATCTCGTCGAGCCTCCGGTCATCGTCACAGCTCCCCTCACAGCGCGTGGGCGAGCGGCTCGCCCTGTACGTAGCGCGCCACCTCGGCCGCCGCGATCCGGGCCGCCTTCTCCGCGACGGCCCGGCTGGCCCCCGCCACATGCGGGGTCATCAGCAGATGCGGG contains the following coding sequences:
- a CDS encoding FGGY-family carbohydrate kinase, with protein sequence MTGGSTRYIGIDVGTSVVKAAAFDPLGRTLAVESRPVGLAIHDGFVEQDMDEVYGAVREVLDALGSDGVAFAGLTGQGDGVWLVDAAGRPVRKAISWMDGRAHELVDTWLASGVFETVYRRTGSAMFPGCPGPVLAWLDRHEPAALDAATTALYCKDMVFQRLTGVRATDVSDASMPFLDPMTRAYAPDVVAALGLAHRSPLLAPVSDPVATAELPCGLRISNGPYDLPASALGAGVTRPGDGLLIVGTCLAALVATERLDLDGEPAGLHISTDRPGHWLRAMPAMVGTAALDWVLTTTGVRHTEVDALLAATPPGANGVRVLPYFAPSGERAPFVEPRLRAEFTGVSLETTPADLIRAVCEGIGFAARHCLEAAGLTGTLALCGGGTRSPAWMRLFADVLGRPVRIVEGEVGARGAVLAAARRFGEELDTAAWTAPTAVVEPDPAHAAHYAKAYEDHLNRLAEARTCARA